In Candidatus Latescibacter sp., the following are encoded in one genomic region:
- a CDS encoding 4Fe-4S dicluster domain-containing protein, which yields MTFSGGYIFKSFEGAAEPVLRDFPIPETISHDYQPLPGHLRVPWRLERKEALELFHSSGCAALFPGRFETLEDCDRIQNIIIGAVHNSLLNQAWKPEIFEDRGLFIDGLKTLHILFPSSRIIIAINKRNRSWFETAEVRELAAVRIMSDRYPQEFPAILRRDLLKAPVEKEDEATLVIPFLDVLQTSESMTRGRPLIDRIILVAGPGVSRPGWYRIRIGVRFEDIRKHLLKSEEYGPWRIIRGDALTGVVPQSDSVQISDREITVIREHAVRDFYRFLNPGFTYDSYSRLTFRNYLPLLPKRMDSSIHGGVRPCVQCNFCDEVCPVKIYPHLIWKHVKAGMIEQSFRLKPQLCIDCRLCDYVCPSKISLSSSVQDAVKKRREGGAQ from the coding sequence ATGACCTTTTCCGGCGGATACATTTTTAAAAGTTTTGAGGGTGCGGCGGAACCTGTTTTACGAGATTTTCCCATTCCTGAAACAATTTCGCACGATTACCAACCGCTTCCGGGCCATCTGCGGGTGCCCTGGCGCCTGGAGCGGAAAGAGGCGCTGGAGCTTTTCCACAGCTCCGGCTGTGCGGCGCTTTTCCCCGGTCGTTTTGAGACTCTCGAAGACTGCGACCGGATACAAAACATTATTATCGGCGCAGTGCACAATTCCCTCCTGAACCAGGCCTGGAAACCGGAGATTTTTGAAGACCGGGGATTATTTATCGATGGTTTGAAAACTCTTCATATACTCTTTCCCTCCTCACGGATAATCATCGCCATAAATAAACGTAATCGAAGCTGGTTTGAGACTGCGGAAGTGCGGGAACTCGCCGCTGTCCGCATCATGTCCGACCGCTACCCGCAGGAGTTCCCGGCGATCCTCCGCCGCGACCTGCTCAAGGCGCCTGTGGAGAAAGAGGACGAAGCGACTCTGGTTATTCCCTTCCTCGATGTACTCCAGACCTCCGAATCCATGACAAGGGGACGACCGCTCATAGACCGTATCATCCTCGTGGCCGGTCCCGGGGTATCGAGACCGGGGTGGTACCGTATCCGGATCGGCGTCCGCTTTGAGGACATCCGCAAACATCTCCTGAAATCCGAGGAATACGGCCCCTGGCGGATCATCAGGGGCGATGCGCTGACCGGCGTTGTCCCCCAGAGCGACTCCGTGCAGATATCAGACCGTGAAATTACGGTTATCCGGGAACATGCGGTTCGGGATTTTTACCGCTTCCTCAATCCCGGCTTTACCTATGACAGCTACTCGCGGCTGACCTTTCGAAATTACCTGCCGCTTCTCCCCAAGCGAATGGATTCTAGTATTCATGGCGGCGTCCGGCCCTGCGTGCAATGCAATTTCTGCGATGAGGTCTGTCCGGTGAAAATCTACCCGCACCTGATATGGAAACATGTGAAAGCAGGAATGATCGAACAGAGTTTTCGGCTGAAGCCCCAGCTTTGTATCGACTGCCGGTTGTGCGATTATGTGTGTCCCTCCAAAATCAGCCTTTCCAGCTCTGTGCAGGATGCGGTAAAAAAGCGTCGGGAAGGAGGCGCGCAGTGA
- a CDS encoding FMN-binding protein: MNMNSKKWIMGMLLILSIICSGFLALVNIKTLPIIQRNEEIKRKGVVLDAFQIKYNPKNTAEIISIYKNRVTESEEKGLRLFKEKESGATAVSLSGSGFQSIITVVVALNGETISGFKVVSQNETPGLGARMMEKSFQDSFIGKKVSGGIKWVKTGHSGPSEFDAITGATETSKALTRILNLGFSSFYNTAAVPEIPKGMEVKIMMTVLNMFGMNYGLQDSVAIRKNFKETIAESEEKGIKTYLEKKSGAAAILLAGSGYQSTIIVVVGLKNDTISGFKMVSQNETSGLGSQIADNTFQNQFIGKKVSNGIKLVKTGHAGPTEFDAVSRATVTSEALERMLNNGFRAHYNIQTEQVAAKSVETASKSEPIVSKSEEGASKNEPNSSKSEENAPKSGQNAVKSEAVISKNREIKLIMSILDVFGIPYAPQDSVAILKNYRERIKETEEKGLLIYRDNESGAAALCLSGKGYQDTITVVAALKGDTVSGFKVVSQKETPGFGERIMDDAFQKQFIGKKVAQGITLVKTGKAGPNEFDALTGATVTSEAVVRILNNGFNAYFSAVK; encoded by the coding sequence ATGAACATGAACAGCAAGAAATGGATCATGGGCATGCTCCTCATCCTTTCGATTATCTGTTCAGGATTCCTGGCGCTGGTCAATATCAAAACCCTGCCCATCATTCAGAGGAATGAAGAAATAAAGAGGAAGGGCGTTGTTCTCGATGCCTTCCAGATAAAATACAATCCGAAAAACACGGCGGAGATCATCTCCATCTATAAAAACCGGGTGACCGAATCCGAGGAAAAGGGACTCAGGCTCTTCAAAGAAAAAGAGAGCGGGGCAACCGCTGTCTCGCTCAGCGGCAGCGGATTCCAGAGCATCATCACCGTGGTGGTGGCGCTCAATGGGGAAACGATCTCCGGTTTCAAAGTGGTCAGCCAGAATGAAACCCCCGGACTTGGGGCGCGTATGATGGAAAAATCATTTCAGGACTCATTTATCGGGAAAAAAGTATCGGGAGGAATCAAGTGGGTTAAAACCGGCCATTCCGGACCGAGTGAGTTCGATGCCATCACCGGGGCCACCGAAACTTCCAAGGCGCTCACCCGTATTCTCAACCTTGGTTTCTCTTCGTTTTACAATACTGCAGCCGTGCCGGAGATCCCAAAGGGCATGGAAGTTAAAATCATGATGACAGTCCTCAATATGTTCGGGATGAATTATGGTTTGCAAGATAGTGTCGCTATCCGCAAAAACTTTAAGGAAACTATCGCGGAATCGGAAGAAAAGGGAATAAAAACATACCTGGAGAAAAAGAGCGGCGCTGCTGCCATCCTTCTAGCCGGCAGCGGATACCAGAGCACCATAATCGTGGTAGTGGGGCTTAAGAACGATACTATCAGCGGATTCAAGATGGTGAGCCAGAATGAGACATCCGGCCTGGGATCGCAGATCGCTGACAACACCTTTCAGAATCAGTTTATCGGGAAAAAAGTATCCAATGGCATCAAACTTGTGAAAACCGGTCATGCAGGCCCAACCGAGTTTGACGCTGTAAGCCGCGCGACAGTGACTTCAGAGGCGCTGGAAAGGATGCTTAACAATGGTTTCCGTGCGCACTATAACATCCAAACCGAGCAGGTTGCCGCCAAAAGCGTGGAAACCGCCTCAAAGAGCGAGCCGATAGTCTCAAAGAGCGAGGAAGGTGCTTCGAAAAACGAACCGAACTCCTCCAAAAGTGAGGAAAACGCTCCGAAAAGCGGGCAGAATGCTGTAAAAAGCGAGGCGGTTATTTCAAAGAACCGGGAAATCAAACTCATCATGTCAATCCTTGATGTGTTCGGGATACCTTATGCCCCTCAGGACAGCGTCGCCATTCTGAAGAATTACCGGGAGCGCATTAAGGAAACGGAAGAAAAAGGATTACTCATATACCGTGACAACGAGAGCGGCGCTGCGGCATTGTGTCTTTCCGGAAAAGGTTATCAGGATACCATCACTGTGGTGGCGGCGCTGAAAGGGGATACGGTCAGCGGATTCAAAGTGGTAAGCCAGAAAGAAACTCCCGGGTTCGGTGAGCGTATCATGGATGATGCCTTTCAGAAGCAGTTCATCGGGAAAAAGGTGGCGCAGGGCATTACGCTTGTAAAAACCGGAAAAGCTGGGCCAAACGAGTTTGACGCCTTGACTGGTGCAACTGTGACTTCAGAAGCTGTCGTCCGAATACTTAATAACGGTTTTAACGCCTACTTCAGTGCTGTAAAATAA
- a CDS encoding RnfABCDGE type electron transport complex subunit D produces MNTLIGRFRELIERIDRVFEKSRLHPAWDTMSTFFFSPRAVNPLKGPHIRDNTDLKRYMIAVMLAASPTVLASIYFFGWRSLALVIFCYIVGIFIEMGFAVAKNEEVTEGMFVTCILYPMILPPTIPFWMAAVGLAVGLILGKEVFGGTGKNIFNPAIVGRVFLAATFPGPMSSSWVEPYGGAWGGFLHWAKSGDAITSATPLINLKGGVLTPLKDLIIGSTGGCLGETSGALIILCGIFLIVTRVANWRLPLATIVSALAMAEIMHLADPVKFASPVFHLFAGGLLFGAFFMVTDPVTSPFTNAGKWIYGLAIGAVTIFIRNLSGFPEGVMFAILFMNIFAALIDEVVLTVKYGRGVSS; encoded by the coding sequence GTGAATACATTAATCGGCCGCTTCCGGGAGCTTATCGAGAGGATAGACCGGGTGTTCGAAAAATCCAGGCTGCATCCGGCCTGGGATACCATGTCCACCTTTTTCTTCTCACCCCGTGCGGTGAACCCGCTCAAAGGTCCTCACATCCGCGACAACACCGATCTAAAGCGCTATATGATCGCGGTGATGCTGGCGGCTTCACCGACCGTGCTCGCCTCCATCTACTTTTTCGGATGGAGGAGCCTTGCGCTGGTCATTTTCTGCTACATTGTCGGCATCTTCATCGAGATGGGATTCGCGGTGGCCAAGAACGAGGAGGTCACCGAAGGAATGTTTGTCACCTGCATCCTTTATCCCATGATCCTTCCCCCGACCATCCCGTTCTGGATGGCGGCGGTGGGGCTGGCGGTGGGGCTGATCCTGGGCAAGGAAGTATTTGGCGGCACAGGCAAAAACATCTTCAATCCGGCCATTGTCGGCCGGGTATTCCTGGCGGCGACCTTTCCCGGGCCGATGTCCTCCTCCTGGGTGGAGCCTTATGGCGGCGCCTGGGGCGGATTTCTCCACTGGGCAAAATCGGGCGATGCGATTACTTCCGCCACACCCCTTATAAATCTCAAGGGCGGTGTATTGACTCCCCTGAAGGATCTCATTATCGGCTCCACCGGCGGGTGCCTGGGGGAGACATCGGGCGCGCTGATCATTCTCTGCGGCATATTCCTGATTGTGACAAGGGTGGCGAACTGGAGGCTGCCTTTGGCCACTATCGTTTCGGCTTTGGCGATGGCGGAAATAATGCACCTGGCCGACCCGGTGAAATTTGCCTCTCCGGTTTTCCACCTTTTCGCCGGCGGCCTTTTGTTCGGCGCCTTCTTTATGGTGACCGATCCGGTGACCAGCCCTTTCACCAACGCCGGTAAATGGATATATGGCCTGGCCATCGGAGCTGTAACCATATTCATCCGGAACCTGTCCGGTTTCCCCGAAGGGGTGATGTTCGCCATCCTGTTTATGAATATATTCGCGGCGCTGATAGACGAGGTTGTCCTGACAGTAAAATACGGCAGGGGAGTCTCATCATGA